The nucleotide window aaatatgccatcagcttttcaagatgagatctgactagtacatccaaatggtatagtcagcaaggaacaagcgcgaggccagtgtcaataaagatatccccagcagaagggaattgacaaaaggattgacgagcgtcaagagggatatccttgccaaaaccaaggttataaacctcaaagacaaggcccgtgaacaaagcaaggagagcagtgagcatgatttggcgaaatccatactagactaaagggtcggggaaatgccagttttcaagctatgccacaaaagaagagggatatccccagcaggaagggattatccccagcacataatatcatccccaacaagtcgtggagcacagcgcaatgaaggagaaagggaaagccatcccaataggagtatcacagccaaccaccatgttttaaactaacaaattttgtttgatttgaaacaggtaaaggaaatggcattgatgcagaaacgaatgccacaagggatattatcaaactggggcagaaaatttttcttccatttagaaaattttctggaagtcaggtacccccagctgataatattttacccccaacaggtaagtaaataattccccaatagtgttatccctagcagttgcgaggagtccaacacaaggttggaaagtcggtatcctcagcggttcctttcggggaagggcaaaacgactctcaagggaggtagtcttcgaaggaagaagctaaacaaaaaaaaaagaataaaaaaaaagaataaaaaataataatgaaaaaaaaaaagaaaaaagggtaaaaagtcatccccatctaaataatccccaacagtttcgagggaggacaacgcaggtaagtaaataattcaaaaaaaaaaagcgaaggtttcattaataggagacgcacttcctagtttgaaatcattagagttctacccataggagatgcatttcctcctaagttcgttttagtttcacccataggagatgcatttcctcctaagtttaagttttacccataggagacgcatttcctcctaagttcacttttacccataggagacgcatttccgcctaagtttaagttttacccataggagacgcatttcctcctaagtttaagttttaccccctaggagacgcatttcctcctaagtttgttttagtttcacccataggagatgcatttcctcctaagttgttaaCAAAAAGACCTAGTCCGTAGGAGATGCATTTActcctaagtggttgttaaagattaaaaaaaaagacctagtctgatgaaccttctcctaggatcaaaatcttagtctgatgaatctttctcctaagataccaaaaaaaaaagacctagtctgatgaaccttctcctaggatccaaatcttagtctgacgaatttttctcctaagatagagacctagtctgatgaaccttctcctaggatcaaaatcttagtccgatgaatctttctcctaagataccaaaaagaagagACCTAGTCcaatgaaccttctcctaggatcaaaatcttagtctgacgaatttttctcctaagatagagacctagtctgatgaaccttctcctaggatccaaatcttagtctgatgaatctttctcctaagataccaaaaagagacctagtctgatgaaccttctcctaggatccaaatcttagtctgacgaatttttctcctaagatagagacctagtctgacgaaccttctcctaggatcaaaatcttagtctgacgaatctttctcctaagatacccaaaaaaaacaagacctagtctgatgaactttctcctaggatcaaaatcttagtctgatgaatttttctcctaagatagagacctagtctgacgaaccttctcctaggatcaaaatcttagtccgatgaatctttctcctaagataccaaaaagaaaagacctagtctgacgaaccttctcctaggatcaaaatcttagtctgatgaatttttttcctaagatagagacctagtctgacgaactttctcctaggatcaaaatcttagtccgatgaatctttctcctaagatacacaAAAAAAACaacgtttgaatttgaaaaaaaaacaacgattgaaaaagaaaagaaaaagagagtcatttttagttttcttaaaattatcaatgtttagttttcctaatcaggagcccgcctgaagagaggagtggcgtttatttttgaagttgtttaaatctcgccaacctaaaaagaggaatggcattttattttcaaagttgttaaataggcgcccacctgtataacgagaggaataattttcagtcttagtttaaataggcgctcacctgtataacgagaggaataattttcatgtcttagtttaaataggcgcccacctgtataacgagaggaataattttcagtcttagtttaaataggcgcccacctgtataacgagaggaataattttcatgtcttagtttaaataggcgcccacctgtataacgagaggaatatttttatgttttagtttaaataggcgcccacctgtataacgagaggaataattttcatgtcttagtttaaataggcgcccacctgtttTAGTTTAGCAGGAAGTCAGAAtaatataaagaaacaaaagttGAAATAAAGATTTCGAAACTTTGTCGAGCAGTAGATAAAACGACTTCAAGAACTCGAATAGGTCCAAaggaattagggttttgaaaccaaacaagttcagagatgaggaacaaacaaatcacatagcaaatagtctcaaaactcgaatgaacccccaaattttagggttttcactatcaatcaagtatagagatgaaagacaagagaatcaggcaaaatatcaacaaagaaaaataaaatcagaaacctTACGAAAGAACCAAAACTtttaacataaagaaacacagtagaagaacaacataagaaacacagtagaagaacaacataagaaacacagtagaagaacgaCATGCtttaaaaaatcagaaaagcttcgaaataacttaacaaaaccctaaatcggaaaagataaaggttttgaaggtaaggttttgaaagaaactttaaGAAAACTTTCAAAGAGTTTGGAGAGAACACAAATCGATAACGGATCTAAAAGAATCAGAAGAACCTCGAAggttagggttttagaagaaacccaaagggtgagaaaggcttggaaatcaTCAATTTAAGTAGGAGAGGTCGAGATCAGGCTTGAATAGCCATAGCCGGCCGGAGCAAGGTCGAAGATAGCCGGAGACAGCCATAACACTGAAAACATCCGAGGTCTGGTCAAAATTTCTTCAAGGTCCGTCCTTGAATCTATGATAATCGAACATGTAGGAGTCATAGGAGGCAGATACAGGCCTCTAATGtctttggaagccatggattcaggTGATTTCAGGGGGAAAGCAGAggaaggcggctagggtttgagaggagctGGGAGAAGGGGGAATTCAAGGGCGGCTGCAGGTGCAAAATGACCAGGGTTTGGGGGAGGTCCaagttaaaaaaggaaggggaaAATGTGAGTCGTTGATCTAAGTGATCAACATCTGGGATTAGAAGGGGGATCCGGGCGGGTTATTTAAAagggtcgtgggtcgggtagattaAGATTTTGGCCGGGTAATTGGGTCTCAGATTGGGTTCAAATTGGGATGAAAATCCggccaaaattgaaatgaaatgggctaacatttaaatagccatttttcccttattttctttataaaaaatagtaaaataatttctagacataaattaaaagcactaaaatgattaataatgcataattataaaatgaaaaatactggagttaatttataaatataaatacgattaaatcttaaaagaggctaatattacaattatgtggaatttagctttaaaaatactgaataaatttgtaaaaatatccaAAACTTATtctagctatattttaatataaatataagaattaataaatgaatcacccaaaatgataattttggggataattattgtgtttttcttgataaaatagggcaataaattgatttaaaaatcttaaaaaattaagagaaaaataataaaatatgtggacatacttatatatatatatatatatatacatggtattttgaaagtattttgcatattaaaacaatatacaggaaaaaattgggtatcaacaaaaaCATGCCTTACTGTCTTATCTATATTGAACTGTACATGCTGAattcgtcactacttttagtccaaaggttagatttattacttattgagttgattgtactcaCGGTACACCCTGcgcctcgtgtgcagatccaggtgcttccgatCACGGCAATTTCTGAGCTGCGAATTCCGGACCTttggagatcatcgaggtagttgcttggcgttcgcagaccttgactctcctcccttatctttcattttattttcagtTTTGTTTCCTAAACGTGTAATTATGTAGATAAATTATTTGATAATTTCATATTAAagttagaaatcattaaaaagccttaatattTTATCCTTATTACTAAACACTTTCTTCATCACGAGAATTGACCCCAAAAAaattgacaatgttgaaccgtcaatTATAACTTTGTTTGATCACATTCAACCTAGATCTTGAGATCTCCaatcttctaggtagagttacagCCGTGGTGACTTGTCCTCGTCCATAGTTCCatttcattttattatatttcaaccacctctagttaggccttttgcaAGTGGATCtgatagtcaattgtgataattctaCTAGAGAATAGTGGTTTAACACTATTAAATCTTTATAGTATGTGACCATATTCCCATTATACATAACGCTCTTAGCCTTTTCTATTGCCTCTTGACTATCCCAATGTATGTATATAGGGGCCAATAGTTTGTGCCAAAAGATAATGTCCACAAAGAAATTTCAGAGCCATTCAGCTTTTCTAATGCTttgtctaaagctatgaattcagactCCATTATAGAGCGGTTGATGCATGTCTGCTTGGACGACTTCCTATACATTGCTCCTCCATCAATATTAAAAACTTATCCACTTGTGGATTAAGTTATACCCCTCAATAAACGAGATACTTATTATAGTGTAAAGTATAATCTTTAGTATATATCAAATAcctcaaaactcgtttcattgtcaTCCAATGAGTTTGGTTAGAATTACTTGTTTATCGACTTAATTTACTTATTGTACATTTTATATCAGAttgtgtacaattcatgatgtataTTAAACTTTCAGGGTCATCGCcatttctttttcaacaactaaaacagttgaaaagaaaagaagaataaataaTAACATGTTTCATGTGTAATAAAGAGTCTCATGATCTATTATACATATGCACCAGTAGGTTTTACTGAAATGAGAATGTTTAAAAACTTTGGCTCTTGGATCTCAACATATGCAGCTCCGACACAATGAGCATAGTCatgattttaaaattttgataGAAGCCCAATTATGTTTGCTTACTTAACAACTTTATGATGCAAACAACgaattttataacaaaaattaGCACGGTGTGGCCTCACACGCTCGTCTTTAAAGAATGACCCTAGTTGACCTTATTACTTTGGCTATCTGATAGAATTCTCTACCAAATGAACTATATTGATATGATCAGTATAGTTAAAAGTTCGTACATTTTTGTTATAACTGTCTATAACTTTAAATGAGTTACCATTGGTGAAATATGACACTCTGGTAGCACTAAGCTCCGCCAATCTGGTAGAACTCTCTACCAAATGAACTATAGTGATATGATCAATATAGTTAAAAATTCTAAGTTTGTTATAATGTTTATAACATTAAATGAGATATCATTGATAAAACATGAAAATCCAATAGAGTTTGTGGTTAGCCAACAAGATAGCTAGGTTGAATAAAGCATGAAGTCCTATCGTTTTGTTATAACTTGTCTGCTATCCTTCTGACATGTCTTTTTACTCTTTCGTTCGTAGTTTTAAAATTATGACAATTTGGTAGAGTTTGTGTTGgatcacaagtcatccccaagagagataacttcaagtatcttgggtcgATGATTCAGGGGATGGAGAGATCGACGAGGACGTCACTCACCGTATAGGGGCGggctggatgaaatggaggcttgcatctggagtcttgtgtgataagaaagtgccactgatactcaaaggtaagttttatagagctgtggttagaccggccatattgtatggggcagagtgttgacCGGTTAAAAACTCCCATATCCAGaggatgaaggtagcagagatgaggatgccatggtggatgtgcgggcacactaggatagacaagattaggaatgaagatattcggaagAAGGTGGGTGTGGTCCCTgcggatgacaagatgcgggaagcgaggctcagatggttcgggcacgtgcggaggagaagccttgatgctccggtgaggaggtgtgagcggttggccgtggtgggtacgagaagaggtagagggaggcctaagaagtattggggagaggtgatcaggcaggacatggtacgactgcagatttccgaggacatggcccttgataggacggtctggaggtcaagcattaaggttgtaggttagggggtagTGGAGCTTTCCTTACTTCATATCGGGGGTGAGGCGGATTGGATTAGGATTGAGTTTAGATGGCTTGCAGTTTATGTTGAATCCATACTATCCTTGCTATTTATCTTAGCCCCGGGCCTTAGATactggttactgttattgcatGTCATTTATCTTTTGGTTGTTATGCTTCTGTTACTATTACGGTTTCTACTGGAGTTACTAATGAATTGTCTTTTCCTGTTTTAATTTTCGtctttctgagccgagggtctatcggaaacagtctctctgccctaTTGGGGTTAGGGATGTGCAGGGATCGGATCGGATCAGATTTATCACATTTCGGATTCGAatttcggattctagaaaatgcaatccgaatccgatccgaattatatcggatcggattggattttaaagtttggatctgATCGAATTTCGGAtcgtattattatgcctcaaagttgcaaactaatatgtatagtttctttgtaaaagaggcaatacattaaaaaaatcatgtttatgcaattatgagcGGACTATGGTGTCAATATAGTTAAATCCATCAATTGTAAAGATAATAGCTTGGAGGAAGATGTAAAGGAAGTACTGACTATTCGAAACTAAAGTGTAATATTTATACATgccctaataatttcggatttcggatcagatcggattaaaatataccaatccgaatccgatccgaaattcgaaattttaataaacacaatccgaaatccgatccaatccgaaatccaaaatccaaaatccaaaactaaatggatcggttcggatttcggatttcggatatccgatccgaatGAACAGCCCTAATCGGGGTAGGaataaggtatgcgtacacattaccctctccagacctcactttgtggaattttactgggttgttgttgtttgtagAGTTTGTGTATTATGCAACATGATAGCTAGGTTGAATATAGCATGAAGTCCTACCAATTTGTCACAACTTGTGCATGGCATAGTTTACCGATTTTGGTTGCTCTTGCTGCCATCTCTAGCGGTCAATCTTAGGGTATTTTAATCCGGATTATTTCATTAAACGCATGTCTATACATATTGGGGTCATTCCGACAATATTATCAATTATGGGGATAAAATTTCAAGATCAGACCCAAAAAGTCCTTTATTGTGTCAATCTCACGTTTTTTAATGAGCTCCCTCAATCCTTCTTGATATTGTTTAATGATATCTTCCATTGTTTCTGCTCttcatttttctactttttcgAAAAGAATTTCTCAAGAAAAATTGGAGCAATATAACCGTAAAGTAAACCTTGCAAGTCCTCTTTTTAGGAAATCCAAATTTCCAAAATATATTTCACTTATACAACCTTCGGTTCAATGTGCTTTCAAAGTACCTTAcgtaaaataaaccaaaaaaatcaCTCCTTTCTTCGTTTTTATATTTTACAAAAACATCTATGGAGAAATGAAAGATTTCCAGGCTGCATATAATGTGTAACTTTTTTTCGggacatttgcatctatacccgctttttgtgtcgcgttttaacttgtgtctgctttgcaaaaaaaatgcaagcgtacccgctttttcacataacttcagcatacggggctgaagtagcaaaggcaatcacgcaaaacttcagcattctagtagccgggcctaaagttcagctctagagcttaagtttttgtttgtaactggggaacttcagctctagagctgaagtttttttctttgtaattgtggaacttcagctctagagctgaagtttttttctttgtaactaagaatttcagctctagagctgaagtttttgtttgtttatAATTTCATTTGAGTCGCCGTAATTTTACAAAGGTTCCGCTTTTTATTGTGTGTAAGGAGTATGATAATTTGTCTTAAATGAAGAAAGTTGCAGCAGTTGAAAATACAAAACGTATGAACTTTTCCATTCGTTCGCAGGTGAGAATTCTTTGTTGCCTTCAAGATTTTATCTTCCCGTTGATGTTCATGATGCTCTGAGCATTGAATCTAAGAATTGAAAATTTAATATTATTCTTATACATGAAGGAGATCTTGTCTCTCTGTGAGTATTATTTGTATTTAAGAATAATCATATTTTCACTATTATTATTCTTATCAAGATAGAACCTTTACAGCTGAGGGTGTCCGCGAAAAGgaaaaattgattgaaaatttataGGACTCATCGGAGAAATAAGAAGAAGCAGATAGGAATGAACTTTACttctgaaaaagaaaagataaaactttgaggaggaggaggagaaagggggttgaagttgtttaaaaagtgagtacaagttaaaaaaaaaaattaaaaatgggtataggttaaatgggggcgaccaaataaggcgccccgtgcaatttttaccttttttttccttctgtTTTCATTTTCTGAATATGAAAGTTTCTCTATTTCTCCGGACCGGGGTAAAGTCTCTTACACTCTACTTCCACAGACCCCACTCGTAAAAAATTTATAGGGTTGTTGTTGACATATCAAATCAAAACATTTGCTTTTTTATTAGACTTGTTATTTTGTcaattaaaaaacaaataaatgaaTGAATTAGTAACCTAGGTCTCCAGGCAACAATCCTACCTAAAGCACTACcaaataacttttttttaaagaCAACAATGTTTAACTTATGCACCTACATTAATGAAAATGATTTtgtttattataataattataaaacCTCACATCAAACAattaattatttgatatattacGTGCATGATTCAAGGGATATCATTTGACCACAAATAAAAATATTAGTACATGATGGACCAGACAGATGAGAGAAAAAGACCAATTCATAAATTATTATTTACTGATAAGAACTCTTTCACTATAAAAGTTATGAAACTGTGTTCATTCCTGAAATGTTGACCATGTTCAtggaaaataaaatttagtaagAGGCTACTAAAGTACAACTTGCACAACCCAACAGACAACCTTCCACAGCACCCAAGTGTGACCTAGCGGACAACCTTCCACAGCACCCAAGTGTGACCTAGCGGACAACGAAATGCGTAAAAACAATGGAGATAGAGTTCAAAATGCGTAGATGATTTCTCTCTATCTGCCTGAGTAGTGAGGGTAAAGTTATACGGTACCCAAAGGCGAACCAAGATTTTTACGCGACGGGGCACAATATTCTGCTCAACCGGTGCCCCCTAAAGGCTTTTAGTGTTCAGGGTGTCAAGTGCTTTAAATTAACTATTTTCAAGGTATAAACATATACATGAAGCTTACGGGGTCCGGTAACTCCTCACTATAACATATATGTCCGCCTCTGACGGTGACCCCTCATGGTATGATGGTCGGAGATTGCACCGCCTCTGACGGTGACCCTTCATGGTACCTATGATGGTCGGAAATTGCAGGTACCTGATAGAAATAGTCAAGGTGTGCACAGGCTGATCCCAACCATACcgctaaacaaaaaaaaagagacaaaCTTCCAAAGTTCCATTTTAAGTTAGGGTTGACTTAATGATCTCCGGATTAAACCTCATCCTCAACCTCTTGGACCCGAGCTTTAACAgattatttgaagttttaagttaAGATAGGGACACTAACAAGAAAAAAAGGCTAGAGCAAACTGAGAGCATAAGCCAAGTAGGCATTTTGGGCAGAGTTGAGGAAGATTAGTCACCTCCAAATAAATACTAACTGTGAACAAATGCAATAAACAGTTACAATTAACTTGAACAGAATCAAGAACTTTCAAAAGTAACCTGGTTCTGTATCAGGATTTTCTTACACAAAAATTGCAATTGGAGGGTTACATACCAATGTTACAGTTTCAGAGGAGGCAGAGCGGGAAATGCGCATCTTGATTCTCAGAATGAGCATTGGAATAATGGAAAAACTAGGCGTTCTACATCATGCCAAGCTGTAGGTGCCTGGTTGTTAGTTCTGTACAGAAACCGATGACTGATTGGGAATGAAATACACGAATTAGAACTATTACAGTTCTGAATATGATTCAGACAGCGATTCGTCTTCAGGTGGTCTCTGTTGGTTATAAGCAAAAGGAGGTGGTGGAGGATCGACAGACAGAGTTCCCTCCAGTACCTTGACTACCTCTCCCATTGATGGCCTCATACGTTCATCACCTTGTAAGCACCAAAATGCAATTCTAAATGCTCGTTCTAACTCTTCCAAGTCGACGCCACCCTCAATTCGCTGATCAATGGCCATTTCTCTTTCAGCTTTAACCCATTTTTCGTATGCCCAATAACAAGCCTCATCCGCATCTTGCCGTCCGGTGATTAATACAACCATCATCTTACCAAAATCTCTTACATCTGTCTCTGCTAGTCCCCCACTACTGGACGCCTCAGCTTGAATCGTCCTCAGCCCAAATTCACTTACTTTAGCCTCTAATTCTTCATCTAAGAACACATTCTCACATTTCAAATTTCCATGACTAACAAACTCCCTACATCCTGTATGCAAGTAAGATATGGCTCTTGCCACTGACAAACATATATCTATTCTTTTCGTCCATGTCAATCTCTTGCACATTCTAGGTTCTTCTAAACATTTGTCAATCGAACCATACTTGGCAAGCTCATAAACCAATAACCTACGGCCTGACTCACAGCAATAACCGTCCAACCTCAAAAGATTTTTGTGATATATACTTCCTATTTTTAGGACTGCACTCCGAAACCTCCTTTCTTCTATAGAGGCATTAAGATCTTTAACCGCAACAAGCCTGGTATCTGGAAGTACACCTTCGAACACATTCTGTCCAATTTGTTTCTTAAAATTGTCTGTCAGATCTTTGATTTCCGAGTAAGACAACACGATGCAACCGGTAGCATTAGGCACCGTATGGGCCGGAACAGATTTCTGCATCATACTTTTCCTTCTCCTGAACAGGTAAACTCCAATCCCgaattgaagcatgaaaaacacaACAACTGATCCAGCAGCGACTTCTAACAGACAAGCAACACAGATTTTCTGTGATACCTTTCTCGGAGCAGGTACAGGCGCAGGTAAAACAGCAATTGGGTCTGAACAAGTCTTGACAAAAGTAATGGAACCCAAAGAGGGATCTGATTGACCGCCAACGTATTGGGACTTCATCATGTGGCATTGTGCAGTCCCATTGTTGATGAAGGATGCTGCATGGCAGGACGGGTCTTTCTGACACAGACTTCTACACTGCTGCAAATTGGTTTGCACAACTGTTTTGTTTGGTGGGTATATCCCGTACAAGTACATATGATCATATCGGATCATGGATGAACCAGACTCACAAGTTGGTTTGTATGGAATCAGACATTTGGTGTTTGTGTCTCTAGTAGATCTAAATGGACACTGACAAACATAAGAGTCTGATGCATTAAAGATGCATATACCTTGGTTAGCACATGTCGCAAAGACGTCACACTGATTGATTACAGCTTGCCAAACTGTTGTCCATGACGTGGCATTAGTTTTCCACGAGTACATCCGAAGATTACCATCAGAATCTAGTCTCAGGAACCGAAACTTCACATCAGGATCACTGTAGTCTTCACCATAGACAGACGAAACAACTTTTGATCTTTGATCAATTAGTCGGAGGATTCCGTCAGAGCCAAGAATGGACCGGACAGCAGGTTGAGAAGGACCCCCAACAGTCCAGTAAATGACAGTGGAGTCCCACCTAAGTTGCATCTCACCAGAAACATTCATAACAAGACTGTAATAACTTGCTAAAGAATCCCTGCTAGAAGCTCGAAGAGTATGGCCAACAGATAAACTCTGGCCAGGAAGCAATGTGTCAGATGGACTTTCAAAGCTCTGCCAAACAGCACTCTTATTCCTATTTAACAGCACAAAGTTGCCATTATCGAGCAGAACAGCTGATTCAACAGATGCATTGCCAGTTTTGTTTTGCCAAGCAATTTTTTCCGTTGCTGGATCAAACAATATCATTTCCCCACTTCGGGAAAGCTCAAAATATGCTTTGCTACTAACTTTAACATTGCCTGCCGTCCAAATGGCTGTTTGTTCACTGCTAGGAATATAAATCGAATTGAAACGGATGCCAAAGATATACTGGTCGGAGGAGTTCAAGAATCCAACTGCATAGTCCCCGTTGGATGAGACCCAACAATTGTTCTCTTCTACTGTTAGTTTGGAACCCAAAGGAATTTGCGAACTGACTACTGAAAAGAGCAAGAATCCAATAGAGACAGAAAGCAGCAAATTCGAATAACAGGCTATTCTGTCTCCTCTAACCATGTCTATTTCTGCTTGCGGAAGCAGATGAAAAGACAGAAAACTGGTTCCAGCTTCTGCATATCAACAAAAAACTTGTTTACTCGTTCCGCTGGACTACAGTAATTTAGCAACTGTAAAAGGCTTACAAGATCAAGCAATTCTAGAGCAGAAAGAATAACAATGACCATAAGAAACCAAAACCAGGTAAAAACTATTCCTTTGAAAAGGAATTGAAATACATCTATCAAATCTAAGGCCAAACTCTCAAGCTGCCAATAGCTTCCAGGTTTGAAGCaagatcaacaacaacaacaactacagaCTCAATGTATTCCCACAAGTAGCTTCTAGGGAgaagtagtgtgtacgcagaccttatccctatctTTAAAAGGCAGAGAGGGCTATTTCCGGTAGACCTTGGCTCAGGTTTGCAACAAGATCAGGCAAACAAAAAGTGGGAAAATGATGTGAAAAGAATGGAGGTATGATTAAAggataaagatgaaatataaaGTTTAGTACCTCAAAAAAGACATTCAAAGCCCCATAAGTGGGAAGGAGCTGGCAATGAATACTGCCTGCAGACACTTTCATGAAACAGCAAATGCTCCTCTATTGCCCTATAAGAAATTTGCCATgtgagaaaacaaaaacaaaatccacAGCTTATGATTGAATTAAAGAGCTTATGACCTACAAAATATCAAACTGGACCATAAAATAACAGTAAACAAAGAAAACTAGGAACATGAAGAAATATATTAATGGCTAAAAAAATAGCT belongs to Nicotiana tabacum cultivar K326 chromosome 6, ASM71507v2, whole genome shotgun sequence and includes:
- the LOC107815115 gene encoding G-type lectin S-receptor-like serine/threonine-protein kinase SD3-1, with the protein product MVRGDRIACYSNLLLSVSIGFLLFSVVSSQIPLGSKLTVEENNCWVSSNGDYAVGFLNSSDQYIFGIRFNSIYIPSSEQTAIWTAGNVKVSSKAYFELSRSGEMILFDPATEKIAWQNKTGNASVESAVLLDNGNFVLLNRNKSAVWQSFESPSDTLLPGQSLSVGHTLRASSRDSLASYYSLVMNVSGEMQLRWDSTVIYWTVGGPSQPAVRSILGSDGILRLIDQRSKVVSSVYGEDYSDPDVKFRFLRLDSDGNLRMYSWKTNATSWTTVWQAVINQCDVFATCANQGICIFNASDSYVCQCPFRSTRDTNTKCLIPYKPTCESGSSMIRYDHMYLYGIYPPNKTVVQTNLQQCRSLCQKDPSCHAASFINNGTAQCHMMKSQYVGGQSDPSLGSITFVKTCSDPIAVLPAPVPAPRKVSQKICVACLLEVAAGSVVVFFMLQFGIGVYLFRRRKSMMQKSVPAHTVPNATGCIVLSYSEIKDLTDNFKKQIGQNVFEGVLPDTRLVAVKDLNASIEERRFRSAVLKIGSIYHKNLLRLDGYCCESGRRLLVYELAKYGSIDKCLEEPRMCKRLTWTKRIDICLSVARAISYLHTGCREFVSHGNLKCENVFLDEELEAKVSEFGLRTIQAEASSSGGLAETDVRDFGKMMVVLITGRQDADEACYWAYEKWVKAEREMAIDQRIEGGVDLEELERAFRIAFWCLQGDERMRPSMGEVVKVLEGTLSVDPPPPPFAYNQQRPPEDESLSESYSEL